A portion of the Candidatus Eremiobacterota bacterium genome contains these proteins:
- a CDS encoding class I SAM-dependent methyltransferase, which translates to MHRIKVSGRRAGQRFDAQHHVTTEALVFLGELDPEAVGPSLEFATHYEPTPVGQAEALLDASPLDPARTTFVDLGAGMGRVVLLAARRPFRAVLGVEISPALVEIARENLATLRDPQRVARDVKIVGADAREYRFPRGDLVVFLYNPFRGPVLEDVLVNLRAAGERGDVVLLYHTPVERTTIEATEAFEPIDDLGFGLVYRLRR; encoded by the coding sequence TTGCACCGGATAAAGGTATCCGGGCGGCGCGCCGGTCAGCGTTTCGACGCGCAGCACCACGTCACCACCGAGGCGCTGGTCTTTCTCGGCGAGCTCGATCCCGAGGCGGTCGGCCCGTCGCTGGAGTTCGCGACGCACTACGAGCCGACGCCGGTCGGCCAGGCCGAAGCGCTGCTCGACGCCTCGCCGCTCGATCCGGCGCGCACGACGTTCGTCGATTTGGGTGCGGGGATGGGGCGGGTCGTGCTGCTTGCGGCGCGCCGGCCGTTTCGCGCGGTGCTCGGGGTGGAGATCTCGCCCGCGCTGGTGGAGATCGCGCGCGAGAACCTCGCAACGTTGCGCGATCCGCAGCGGGTCGCGCGCGACGTGAAGATCGTCGGCGCCGACGCGCGCGAGTACCGCTTTCCGCGCGGCGACCTCGTCGTCTTCTTGTACAACCCGTTCCGCGGCCCGGTGCTCGAAGACGTCCTCGTAAACCTGCGCGCGGCCGGCGAACGCGGCGACGTCGTCCTGCTCTACCACACCCCGGTCGAGCGCACGACGATCGAAGCCACCGAGGCCTTCGAGCCGATCGACGATCTCGGCTTCGGTCTCGTGTACCGCCTGCGCCGCTGA